CTGGGCTTTCGGGTGTGCTGTCGGGTGGGGTAGGGCCTTGATCCCCAGGACCGCGAGGATGAGGCCGACGAGCGTCAGTGCGGTGGTGAGCACGGCGCGGCGGCTGGGGCGTCGGCGTGCTGGTTTGGGCGAGGCCGGTGCTGTGGATGCGGCCTGGGTCTGGGCCTGATAAGGGTTCAGGTGTGGAGGGGCCAGCGCCTGCTGCGCCGCCGTGGCCAGTGCACCGGCAGTGGGGTAGCGATTGTTGGGGTCCTTGGCCATCCCGATGGCGACGACGTCATCGAATGCGGGCGGCACGCCGGGTCGGCGGGCGCTGGGTTGGGGGACAGGCGCATTGAGGTGGGCGCCCATCAGTGCGGGTAGGTCCGCGGCCTGGTAGGGCTGCGTACCAGTCAGACATTCGTAGAGGACGCACGCCAACGCATAGATGTCAGCGCGGTGGTCCGGAGTGGCGAGATGGGTGAAGCGTTCGGGGGCGAGGTAGGCCATGGTGCCGATGGTGGTACCGGTGTTGGTGAGTTTGGTGTCGGTGGCGGCGTTGGCCAAGCCGAAGTCCGCGAGGTAAGCGAAGTCGTCGCCGGTGAGCAGGATGTTCGCGGGTTTGATGTCGCGGTGCACCAGGCCGGCGGCGTGGGCTGCGTCGAGTGCTGAGGCGATCTGGCGGACGATCCACACAGCCCGATCGGGGTTCAGATGGCCGGTGTGGGCGAGCAGTTTTTGCAGGTCGGTGCCCTCGACGAGGCGCATGTCGATGTAGAGCTGGCCGTCGATTTCGCCGTAGGAGTGGATTGGTATGACGTGGGGTTCGTTGAGGCGCCCGGCGGTGCTGGCTTCACGGAACAGACGTTGCCGAAAAACCGGGTCGGCGGAGTACTCGGCAGTCATTAGTTTGAGAGCGACCATGCGGTCTTTCTCGACGTCGTGGGCCGCATAGACCTCGCCGAACCCGCCACGACCCAACAAATGGGTGAGCTGGTACGGCCCGAAGCGTGTACCCACGCGCGACCCGACCGACCCCACGCACGGATCATAAAGCCGTCGTGGTGACCAGGAATGCGCATCGGCGTGCGGAAACTTGCGGCAGTGTGCGTCTGCGCGGCAAAACGCAAGTGCGCTAACTGTCTGCGAGCAGCTCCTCGCCCGTCTCCTCGCTGGAGAACGCCGCCAGGTAAACGTCGATGGTGGTGACGATGATGATCATCAGCACCGGACCGATCACGATGCCCCAGAAGCCGAACATGGCGATCCCGGCGAAAACGGCCAGCAGCATCAGTGCGGAATTGAGCCGGGCGTCGCGCGGCACCAGCACCGGGCGCAGGAAGTTGTCGATGTTGGTCACCACGATCAGGTGGAAGAAGAACACGAACAGCCCACCGACGACATTGCCGAACAGCGCCATGCCGATGCCGAACGGCATGGTCACGATGCCCCCGCCGAGGGGAATCACCGACAGTGCGGTCAGCAGGATCGCGAAGATAAAGAACGCCTGGTGGAATCCGCCGATGTAGATGGAGGCGGCTCCGGCGACGCCTTGGCAGAACGCGATGACGAACTGGCCGCCGACGGTGCCGCGCACCATCGAGCCCATCTTGGCCAGGTAGAGATCGGTCACCTCGCCGCCGAGCGGGTTGAGCCGCCGGATCAGCGTGTGCAGTTCCTCGCGGTGGGTCAGCAGTGCCAGGAACACGTACAAGAAGATGATCGCCGAGGTGACCGCGCCGACCACGCCGCCGACGGCGCCCTGCAACACGTGCAACAGCAGCTCGCCGCCCTTCTGCGCCACGTTGACCATCGCCCCGCGCAGCGATTCCATGGTCAGCTCGACGTGCACGAACGGCACCTTGGCCAGCGTGCCGTTGATGAACTTCAGCACCTTGTCGCCCAGGGCGTTGGGGTCGGTGGCCTGCACCCATTCGGCAACCTCGCCCACGGTGCGAGAGATCTGCACGACGGCCAGAAAGACCGACAAACCGACCGGGACAATAACGGCGACCAAGGCGGCCAACAGGGTCCCGGTAGCCGCCAGACCGGTGGACACCTTGCTGTTGAGCCGCCGGAACAACGGGTTGAACAGGTAGGCGCCGACCGCGGCCACCACGATCAGCACGAAGTAGGTGCGCAGGAAATAGGCGCCGAACGCCAATGCGATCACGGTGAAGACCGCCAGCGCGCGTCGTTGGGTGGGAGTGAATTCGTGGTTCATGGGCGCGGGTCACTCCATCTGTCGGCGATGGCCTGCCACGGGTCGGCGAACCGGCGGCCGCTGCGGTAGTAGGGGGCGCGGGTGCGCAGTACGGCGCGGGCCAGGGGAGCGACGGCCCGCAGCAGGTAGCGCTGCGCGCCGGCGCGGGCCGCCGTCTCGGCCAACATGTCCGGCCAGGAGTGGTGCTGAAAACCCAGTGCCTCCTGGGCGCGCCTGGAGTCCATCCAGTCGGTGTTGAACCAGTCGTCGTCGCGATCGGGGTTACCCGGAAGGCCGGCGGGCAGGCCGTTGACCAGTCCCAACGCAGCGGCCATCGCCGGTGCGACGTCGCCCTGGACCTGGCGGTGCGAGTCATCGCCGCCGATCAGCAGGGTTTCTCCGATGACGGGGGCGGTGGTGGCGGCGACGAACGCGGATGCGACATCGCGGACATCGACGGTCTGCAGTCTGCCGTCAGTGGGGAGCAGCTGCTCGAAATACAGGTTGTCGAGCTTCATGTAGGAGCCCGGGTCCACGGTGAGCACCCCGCCGAGCCGCAGGATCACCCAGTCCAGCGGGGAGGCGCGCACCAGCTTTTCGGCCTGCACTTTGTGGTCGCCGTAGACGTCCGCGGGATTGGTAGGGGTGTCGGCGGTCAGCACGCCGGGGACGGTGTGCGGGTTGCGTGAGCCGTAGACGGCGATGCTGGAGGCCTGCACGAATCGGGGCGGTTTAGCGAGGCTCGACGCAGGAGAGCCGAAGCTGGAACCGCCGGATGAACCCCGTGGTTCGGTTTGGGCGGCGGCGGCCGCCAGAAGGTGCCCGGTGGCCTCGACGTTGACCCGATGCGCCAGGTCGCGGCGCGTGTAGATGAACGGTGGGATCACCGCGGCCAGGTGGATGATCGCGGCCGGCCGGACAGTGCCGACCAGGGCGTCGACCGCCGCCGGATCGGTCAGATCGGCGTAGCGCACCTGCACCGATGCCGGCAGTGCGGCGACCGCCTTGCGGTTGGCCGGGATGTCGAGGTCCGTCGCGACGACAGCGCGGCCATCGGCGGCCAACTGCCGCACCACCGCCGAACCGACCAGCCCG
The window above is part of the Mycolicibacter sp. MU0102 genome. Proteins encoded here:
- a CDS encoding AI-2E family transporter, whose product is MNHEFTPTQRRALAVFTVIALAFGAYFLRTYFVLIVVAAVGAYLFNPLFRRLNSKVSTGLAATGTLLAALVAVIVPVGLSVFLAVVQISRTVGEVAEWVQATDPNALGDKVLKFINGTLAKVPFVHVELTMESLRGAMVNVAQKGGELLLHVLQGAVGGVVGAVTSAIIFLYVFLALLTHREELHTLIRRLNPLGGEVTDLYLAKMGSMVRGTVGGQFVIAFCQGVAGAASIYIGGFHQAFFIFAILLTALSVIPLGGGIVTMPFGIGMALFGNVVGGLFVFFFHLIVVTNIDNFLRPVLVPRDARLNSALMLLAVFAGIAMFGFWGIVIGPVLMIIIVTTIDVYLAAFSSEETGEELLADS
- a CDS encoding NAD-dependent epimerase/dehydratase family protein, whose amino-acid sequence is MDTVLVTGAFGLVGSAVVRQLAADGRAVVATDLDIPANRKAVAALPASVQVRYADLTDPAAVDALVGTVRPAAIIHLAAVIPPFIYTRRDLAHRVNVEATGHLLAAAAAQTEPRGSSGGSSFGSPASSLAKPPRFVQASSIAVYGSRNPHTVPGVLTADTPTNPADVYGDHKVQAEKLVRASPLDWVILRLGGVLTVDPGSYMKLDNLYFEQLLPTDGRLQTVDVRDVASAFVAATTAPVIGETLLIGGDDSHRQVQGDVAPAMAAALGLVNGLPAGLPGNPDRDDDWFNTDWMDSRRAQEALGFQHHSWPDMLAETAARAGAQRYLLRAVAPLARAVLRTRAPYYRSGRRFADPWQAIADRWSDPRP